The following proteins are encoded in a genomic region of Brachypodium distachyon strain Bd21 chromosome 1, Brachypodium_distachyon_v3.0, whole genome shotgun sequence:
- the LOC100821573 gene encoding flowering locus K homology domain produces the protein MEVPEENFVDMGEVPHNLYNEEQPNPFGDAEAQYNEEPGNAYNEELGNQYDEGSGNPYNIEQANLLSEEPENQYNEEPAGPYQEENAFNGEVKQQDNLQVEANDKRWPGWPGDSVFRILVPVHKVGAIIGRKGEFIKRMCEESKARIKILDGPPGVPERAVMISAKDEPDEQISPAMDGLLRIHKRIADGSDGEFGQTQRGTGTMGPTRLLVPASQAGSLIGKQGATIKSIQDSSKAVVRIVENVPPVALNDDRVVEIQGEPLSVQKAVELIASHLRKFLVDHSVLPLFEQQMKMHSMPREQPMPAPQQWGPPQPWGPPPNHPPGGPGYAGNPQFMPPRPQDNYYPPPDVPPMEKQPHYGISAYGREAPSGVSASGNQPPSHVASQVTHNMQIPLSYADAVIGAAGASISYIRRHSGAAVTIQESRGAPGEMNVEIIGSASQVQTAQQLIQNFMAEAAPQGRPPPASNPPAPPVDPSYGSYPPAPYGASYGSPPTGAGPAPHNGGGYGGGSYHPNYGY, from the exons ATGGAGGTACCAGAAGAGAATTTCGTGGACATGGGTGAAGTACCCCATAATCTATACAATGAAGAACAACCAAACCCTTTCGGCGATGCAGAGGCGCAGTATAATGAAGAACCTGGTAACGCGTACAACGAAGAGCTGGGAAACCAATATGATGAAGGATCTGGGAATCCATACAACATTGAGCAAGCAAATTTGCTCAGTGAAGAACCAGAGAATCAGTACAATGAGGAACCAGCCGGTCCTTACCAGGAAGAGAATGCATTCAACGGGGAAGTGAAGCAACAAGACAACTTGCAAGTAGAGGCTAATGATAAGAGATGGCCAGGTTGGCCAGGAGACAGTGTTTTCCGTATACTTGTCCCAGTCCATAAGGTAGGTGCCATCATTGGTCGCAAAGGGGAATTTATCAAGAGGATGTGCGAGGAGTCTAAAGCACGCATAAAAATACTTGATGGCCCCCCTGGTGTACCGGAAAGAGCA GTAATGATTTCAGCAAAGGATGAGCCAGATGAGCAGATCTCTCCAGCTATGGATGGCTTACTTAGAATTCATAAGCGGATAGCTGATGGTTCAGATGGTGAGTTTGGTCAGACTCAGCGTGGTACTGGTACTATGGGACCAACACGACTGCTAGTGCCAGCTTCTCAAGCTGGTAGCCTTATTGGGAAGCAAGGAGCAACCATTAAATCTATACAGGATTCTTCAAAGGCTGTTGTCCGTATTGTTG AAAATGTGCCCCCTGTTGCATTAAATGATGATCGAGTTGTGGAGATACAAGGTGAGCCTCTTAGTGTCCAGAAAGCAGTGGAGCTGATAGCAAGTCACTTAAGAAAATTTCTTGTGGACCATAGCGTTCTGCCACTGTTTGAACAGCAA ATGAAAATGCACAGTATGCCAAGAGAGCAGCCAATGCCAGCTCCTCAGCAATGGGGCCCTCCTCAACCCTGGGGCCCTCCTCCAAACCACCCTCCTGGTGGTCCAGGTTATGCTGGAAATCCACAGTTCATGCCTCCAAGGCCGCAAGACAATTATTATCCTCCTCCGGATGTCCCACCTATGGAAAAGCAGCCGCACTATGGTATTTCTGCATACGGACGTGAGGCACCAAGTGGTGTTTCTGCTTCAGGCAATCAACCACCATCGCATGTGGCTTCTCAG GTGACACATAACATGCAAATTCCTCTCTCCTATGCTGATGCCGTCATTGGGGCAGCTGGTGCTAGTATCAGCTATATCCGTAGACACAGTGGTGCAGCAGTAACTATTCAAGAAAGCAGAGGTGCACCTGGAGAGATGAATGTGGAGATAATTGGGAGTGCATCCCAAGTTCAAACTGCCCAGCAACTGATTCAG aattTCATGGCAGAGGCTGCTCCACAAGGCCGGCCACCACCAGCTTCAAACCCTCCAGCTCCACCGGTTGATCCGAGCTATGGCTCTTACCCTCCTGCTCCATACGGGGCATCCTATGGATCTCCTCCCACAGGTGCAGGGCCTGCACCCCACAATGGAGGGGGCTACGGTGGCGGCTCCTACCATCCCAACTATGGATACTAG